A genomic window from Antedon mediterranea chromosome 4, ecAntMedi1.1, whole genome shotgun sequence includes:
- the LOC140046622 gene encoding aqualysin-1-like: MRAFIVLALIAVASAASIAPLHKAKERIPGPLEDIQLDVKFRYSTVVNGFAASLQDKALKLILSLPQVEYVEEDGIARAQAVASWGIDRVNQRNLPLDNVAGHTSGNGANAHAYIIDTGVNPDHSDFGGRATNDYGKEDCNGHGSHCAGTIGSATYGVATGATIHGVQVLGCLGSGSWSEVIDGCDWVANNHIKPAVASLSLGGGSSLTVDRAMTRMSAAGVVVSVAAGNSDADACNYSPARSTDAITVGATDSADIRAYFSNYGSCVDIFAPGVAITSTWQASRTDTDTTNTISGTSMACPHVSGVAALHLSNNPSWSHGEVTSKILADATPNKVTDDMGTPNLLLYAD, translated from the exons ATGCGTGCCTTTATTGTTCTAGCTTTAATTGCTGTGGCCAGTGCCGCCAGCATTGCTCCTCTTCACAAAGCCAAGGAGAGGATCCCAGGGC CCCTAGAGGACATCCAATTGGACGTCAAATTCAGATATTCCACAGTTGTGAATGGATTCGCTGCTTCCCTACAAGACAAAGCTCTTAAGCTG ATCCTCAGCCTCCCACAAGTTGAGTATGTTGAGGAGGACGGTATTGCCAGAGCACAAGCTGTAGCCTCATGGGGAATTGATCGCGTAAACCAAAGAAACCTACCATTAGATAACGTTGCCGGTCATACAA GTGGAAACGGTGCCAACGCGCATGCGTACATTATTGATACCGGTGTCAATCCAGACCACTCAGACTTTGGAGGCAGAGCTACTAATGATTACGGAAAG GAAGATTGTAACGGACACGGTAGTCATTGTGCTGGTACAATTGGTAGCGCAACGTACGGAGTCGCTACAGGAGCAACAATCCACGGAGTTCAAGTTCTTGGTTGCTTGGGATCTGGCTCCTGGTCAGAGGTTATTGATG GTTGTGATTGGGTTGCTAATAATCACATCAAACCAGCCGTTGCATCTCTCTCCCTTGGTGGAGGAAGCTCTTTGACTGTCGACCGTGCTATGACCAGAATGAGTGCAGCTGGTGTTGTCGTCTCTGTAGCTGCTGGTAACAGTGATGCTGATGCTTGTAACTATTCACCAGCAAGATCAACAGAC GCCATTACAGTCGGAGCCACTGACTCTGCTGATATTCGTGCTTACTTCTCTAACTATGGATCGTGTGTGGATATCTTTGCTCCAGGAGTCGCCATTACCTCAACATGGCAAGCATCACGAACAGATACTGACACTACAAACACCATCAGTGGAACATCAATGGCTTGTCCTCATGTATCAG GTGTCGCTGCTCTCCATCTCTCCAACAATCCTTCGTGGTCACATGGTGAAGTTACCTCGAAGATCTTAGCTGATGCTACACCAAACAAAGTCACCGATGATATGGGTACACCAAACCTTCTTCTCTACGCCGACTAA